TGGCTGCGCATCGACGCCCGGTTCGGTTCGGTGTACCGGCGCCGCGGCGGCCCGTCGCTGCTGGTGCGTTAGGTGTAACTCCCAGACAGGTTGTGAACGGCGTGGTGAGCGGAAGTAGGTGAGGACCTCCGGTATCGGTGTGGTTACCAAACACGCACATCCGATTACCGAGAGGTCCTCATGGTCCACGCTAATGCTTCGTTGACTCCTCGTGGGCGGTTGCGGCTTGCGCAGGCTGTTGTTGATCAGGGCTGGAGTTTGCGGCGCGCTGCTGAGCGGTTCCAATGTTCGGTGGCCACAGCCAAGAAATGGGCCGACCGTTATCGCGACGGTGGCGAAGCAGCGATGGTAGACCGGCCCAGCCGGCCGCATCGCAGTCCGTTGCGGTTGCCGAAACGACGTGAGCGGCGCATCGTCAACCTGCGCTTCACCCGGCGGTGGGGCCCACATCGTATCGCCGCCCATTTGCGGTTGGCGCGGTCAACGGTAGAAGCGGTGTTACGCCGCTACCGCATGCCATTGCTGCGGCACCTGGACCAGAACACCGGGTTGCCGGTACGCCGGCCCAAACCCCGCCGCTATGAGCACCCGGCTCCCGGCGACTTGGTCCATGTCGACGTCAAGAAACTGGGCCGCATCCCCGACGGGGGCGGCCATCGCAAGCTGGGTCGCCAAGCCGGCCGGCGCAACCGCTGCGGCATGGGATACACGTTCTTGCACCACGCCGTTGATGACCACTCCCGGCTGGCGTATTCCGAGGACCTCGCCGACGAACGCAAAGAAACCGCCGCGGGGTTCTGGAAACGCGCCAGCGCGTTCTTCGCCGACCATGGCATTACCGTCAAGCGGGTGTTGACCGACAATGGATCCTGTTACCGGTCAAAGAATTTCGCTGAAGCGCTCGGCCCCGACATCGCCCACAAGAGGACCCGGCCCTACCGGCCGCAGACCAACGGCAAAGTCGAGCGATTCAACCGCACCCTGACCACTGAATGGGCCTATGCGCAGACCTACCGCTCTGAGGCCGAACGCGCCGGAACCTACCAGCACTGGCTGCATCACTACAATCACCACCGACCCCACACCGGCATCGGCGGAATGACACCTATCGACCGCCTACGCGTTCACAACCTACCCGTGAAGAACAGTTAGGGCGCGACCAGCCAGACGGCCGCGTCCGGCGGCAGCTGCCCGTCGGTCACGTCGGAGCTGGCCAGCAGCACCTCGCCGGCGGGCAGGGGCAGCGGGCGCGAACCGGCGTTGAGCAGGCAGGTCAGCGAGCCGCGCCGGAACCCCAGGGTGTCGGGTGGGGTTTCGAGCCAGCCGAAGTCGGCATCGGCGAACTCCGCCCGATCGCGGCGGATCGCCACGGCCCGCCGGTAGAAGTTCAGCATCGACCCCGGGTCGGCGCGCTGGCGCTGCACGGTCAGCTCCGCCCACTGCGGCGGCATCGGCAGCCAGGTGTCGGGGCTGGACGAGAAACCGAACGGCGGCGCATCACCGCACCAGGGCATCGGCACCTGGCAGCCGTCGCGACCGCGTTCGGTGTGCCCGGAGCGTTCCCACACCGGGTCCTGCAGCGCTTCGTCGGGCAGCTCGACGTTGGGCAGCCCGAGCTCGGCGCCGTTGTAGACGAACACCGCGCCCGGCAGCGCGAACATCACCAGCGCCATGGCCCGGGCCCGGGCCAGGCCGACCGCGCCGCCGCCGTAGCGGGTGACCTCCCGGTCGACGTCGTGGTTGGACAGCGTCCAGGTCGGGGTGGCGCCCTCCAGCGCGACCGCGGCCAGCGAGTTGTCGATGGCGTCGCGGATCTCGGCGGCGTCGAACTCGGCGCGCACCAGCCGGAAGTTGAACCCCAGATGCAGTTCGTCGTGGCGCAGGTAGGCCGCGAATTGCACGTTGTCGTAGACCCACACCTCGCCGACCGCCACAGTGCCCGGGTAGTCGTCGAGCACCCGGCGGATGAACCGGTGCACCTCGTGCACGCTCTCGTTGTTGAACCGGGGGTCGTCGTCGAGATCGGCGAGCAGCCTGGTGTCGGTGACCGCCATGTCGGGCAGCCCGGGTGCCTTGGTCATGCCGTGCGCGACGTCGATGCGGAACCCGTCGACGCCGCGATCCAGCCAGAACCGCAGCGTCTGCTCCAGATCCTCGAACACCTCGGGGTTGTCCCAGTTGAGGTCGGGCTGGGCGGCGTCGAACAGGTGCAGGTACCACTGGCCGGGCCGGCCGTCGGGTTCGGTGACGCGGGTCCAGGCCGGCCCGCCGAACACCGACGGCCAGTTGTTGGGCGGTTCGGACCCGCCCGGACCGCGGCCGTCGCGGAAGATGTAGCGCGCCCGCTCGGCGCTGCCGGGCCCGGCCGCCAGCGCGGCCGAAAACCACGGGTGCGCCGAGCTGGTGTGGTTGGGCACCAGGTCCATGGTCACCCGGATGCCGCGGGCGTGCGCGGCATCGAGCAGCCGGTCCAGGGCGGCCATACCGCCGAACAGCGGGTCCACATCCCGGGGGTCGGCGACGTCGTAACCGTGGTCGACCATCGGCGACACCATCACCGGGTCGAGCCAGATCGCCTCGACGCCGAGGTACTCCAGGTGATCGAGGTGCGCGGTCACCCCGTCCAGGTCGCCGACGCCGTCGCCATCGGTGTCGCAGAACGACCGCGGATACACCTGGTAGAAGACGGCGCGGCGCCACCAGCGGGCGTCGTTCGCAGGGTCGTCGGTCGGTGCGCTCACACGCCTCCTTGCCGGTGCCGGCGGGGGTTCGCGGTTCAGTGTGTCAGCCGGGGCCGGGCACGGCACGGCGGCGCGGGGTCAGAACGGCGAGTTGACCAGTGAGTGCGCCGCCATCTCCAGGTAGTCGAGCAGCACTTTGCGGTGCTCGTCGTCGAGGGTGTCGGAGTCGACAGAGGCCACCGCGGTGTGCATGCAGCGCAGCCAGGCGTCGCGCTCCAGGTAGCCGATCCGGAACGGGGCGTGGCGCATCCGCAGCCGTGGATGGCCGCGCAGCTCGGAGTAGGTGCGCGGCCCGCCCCAGTACTGCTCGAGGAACATCCGCAGCCGTTCCTCGGCCGGCCCGAGGTCCTCCTCGGGGTAGAGCGGCCGCAGGATCTCGTCCTCGCGCACGAGTTCATAGAACCGCGAGACGATCCTGCGGAACGTCTCGTGGCCACCGACTTCGTCGTAGAACGACCGCTGCGGCTGAGTCACCCCACCATTGTGACGTTCGCGTCCGGTGCGGGTCGGTGCGGTGCCGTCAGGAGGGGGTGCTATAGGCAACGACCAGCGAACACGCAAGAATTACCGTGCGGTCGTCGGAAATCCGTGGTGGACTGTCCGACGGAGGACGTATGGCGCACCGGACGAAGAACGCGTCCAAGAAGGCCGGCCGCAGGTTATCAGGACCAGCGGCCGGCGTGGCTGAGTCGTCCTCCCACGTCCTGCATCGTGTCGAGACACACGGCTCCGGCGACGGCTCGCTGTGGGGCCGGCGGCGCGTCCTGCTGCTCAACTCGACCTACGAGCCATTGACCGCCCTGCCGCTGCGCCGGGCCATCATCATGCTGCTCTGCGGCAAGGCCGACGTCGTGCACGACGACCCCAACGGCCCGGTCATCCACTCCGCGTCCCGTTCCATCACGGTGCCGTCGGTGATCCGGCTGCGCTGCTACGTGCGGGTGCCCTTCCGGGCCCGTGTCCCGCTGACCCGGGCGGCGCTGATGCACCGCGACGGGTTCCGGTGCGCCTACTGCGGCGGCAAGGCCGACACCGTCGACCACATCGTGCCCCGCAGCCGCGGTGGTGACCACTCCTGGGAGAACTGCGTGGCGGCCTGCTCGGCGTGCAACCACCGCAAGGCCGACCGGCTGCTCACCGAACTCGGGTGGACGCTGCGGTCGGCGCCGGTGACCCCGAAGGGTCAGCACTGGCGGCTGCTGTCCACGGTCAAGGAACTCGACCCGGTGTGGGTGAGGTATCTGGGCGAAGGCGCGGCCTGACCCACTACTGATACGGTTTGCGCGTGGACACAGCTCTTATCCATACCCTGGTGGGCGCGGTTCCGCTGGGTGTGACGCTGATCTTGATCTTCCTGATCTACGGCGTCGGCAAGAACCGCAAGGGCCCGCACGAGAAGACGTACAACCTGTCCGAGCCTTGGACCCACGGACCGATCCTGTGGGCGGCCGAGGAGCCCGCCGCGCACGGTCACGGCGCGCACGGCGGTGATCACCAGATCGTAGGAGGCGGCGCAAGTGGCAAGTGGTGAGGTCGCGACGGCAACCAAGGACGTCGGTGAGCTGCCGCTGGGCTTCGCGGTCACCAGCAGCGGCCGCATCTCCGGCGTCACCGAGCCCGGTGAGCTGTCGCTGCACTACCCGTTCCCGACCAAGGACCTGGTGTTCCTCGACGACGCGCTGAAGTACGGCTCGCGCAGGGCCAAGGCCCGGTTCGCGGTCTACATCGGCGACCTCGGCGCGGACACCGCCGCGACCGCCCGCGAGATCCTGGCCAAGGTGCCGACCCCGGAGAACGCGGTGCTGCTGGCGGTGTCGCCGAACCAGCGCGCCATCGAGGTGGTCTACGGCAGCGAGGTGAAGGGCCGCGGGATCGAGGAGGTGGCTCCGCAGGGTGTGGCGGCGGCCGCGGCGGCGTTCCGCGACGGCAAGTTGATCGACGGTCTGATCGCCGCCGTCGAGGTGATGAGCGCCGGCGTCTCGCCGCACTGACGTTTGAGCACCGACGCCCTCCCCGGCTCCGGGGAGGGCGTCGGTGTGTTTCTGGGTCCGTGTCTGGTCGAAATTCGTGCGTCGAGCCTCCCCGCGCGGGCCATAGGCTTGAAGCGGA
The window above is part of the Mycolicibacterium hassiacum DSM 44199 genome. Proteins encoded here:
- a CDS encoding IS481 family transposase; translated protein: MVHANASLTPRGRLRLAQAVVDQGWSLRRAAERFQCSVATAKKWADRYRDGGEAAMVDRPSRPHRSPLRLPKRRERRIVNLRFTRRWGPHRIAAHLRLARSTVEAVLRRYRMPLLRHLDQNTGLPVRRPKPRRYEHPAPGDLVHVDVKKLGRIPDGGGHRKLGRQAGRRNRCGMGYTFLHHAVDDHSRLAYSEDLADERKETAAGFWKRASAFFADHGITVKRVLTDNGSCYRSKNFAEALGPDIAHKRTRPYRPQTNGKVERFNRTLTTEWAYAQTYRSEAERAGTYQHWLHHYNHHRPHTGIGGMTPIDRLRVHNLPVKNS
- a CDS encoding glycoside hydrolase family 13 protein, whose protein sequence is MSAPTDDPANDARWWRRAVFYQVYPRSFCDTDGDGVGDLDGVTAHLDHLEYLGVEAIWLDPVMVSPMVDHGYDVADPRDVDPLFGGMAALDRLLDAAHARGIRVTMDLVPNHTSSAHPWFSAALAAGPGSAERARYIFRDGRGPGGSEPPNNWPSVFGGPAWTRVTEPDGRPGQWYLHLFDAAQPDLNWDNPEVFEDLEQTLRFWLDRGVDGFRIDVAHGMTKAPGLPDMAVTDTRLLADLDDDPRFNNESVHEVHRFIRRVLDDYPGTVAVGEVWVYDNVQFAAYLRHDELHLGFNFRLVRAEFDAAEIRDAIDNSLAAVALEGATPTWTLSNHDVDREVTRYGGGAVGLARARAMALVMFALPGAVFVYNGAELGLPNVELPDEALQDPVWERSGHTERGRDGCQVPMPWCGDAPPFGFSSSPDTWLPMPPQWAELTVQRQRADPGSMLNFYRRAVAIRRDRAEFADADFGWLETPPDTLGFRRGSLTCLLNAGSRPLPLPAGEVLLASSDVTDGQLPPDAAVWLVAP
- a CDS encoding globin, giving the protein MTQPQRSFYDEVGGHETFRRIVSRFYELVREDEILRPLYPEEDLGPAEERLRMFLEQYWGGPRTYSELRGHPRLRMRHAPFRIGYLERDAWLRCMHTAVASVDSDTLDDEHRKVLLDYLEMAAHSLVNSPF
- a CDS encoding HNH endonuclease, producing MAHRTKNASKKAGRRLSGPAAGVAESSSHVLHRVETHGSGDGSLWGRRRVLLLNSTYEPLTALPLRRAIIMLLCGKADVVHDDPNGPVIHSASRSITVPSVIRLRCYVRVPFRARVPLTRAALMHRDGFRCAYCGGKADTVDHIVPRSRGGDHSWENCVAACSACNHRKADRLLTELGWTLRSAPVTPKGQHWRLLSTVKELDPVWVRYLGEGAA
- the ctaJ gene encoding aa3-type cytochrome oxidase subunit CtaJ, producing MDTALIHTLVGAVPLGVTLILIFLIYGVGKNRKGPHEKTYNLSEPWTHGPILWAAEEPAAHGHGAHGGDHQIVGGGASGKW
- a CDS encoding DUF5130 domain-containing protein, translated to MASGEVATATKDVGELPLGFAVTSSGRISGVTEPGELSLHYPFPTKDLVFLDDALKYGSRRAKARFAVYIGDLGADTAATAREILAKVPTPENAVLLAVSPNQRAIEVVYGSEVKGRGIEEVAPQGVAAAAAAFRDGKLIDGLIAAVEVMSAGVSPH